The Culex pipiens pallens isolate TS chromosome 2, TS_CPP_V2, whole genome shotgun sequence DNA window TTCAATGATGTTGACAAGCGCGAGGGGTGTTGTTTTAtgctttttgtttgtgtttttcggGGGTGGTTTTATGCTGCACCATAAAGGAACATGGGGGTGAAATGGCAAATGGAGAAATGTTTTGAAGGATGAGTGGAGATTTGAGTTGAAACAGGACAGGaaccagtttttttatttattttttttaatttatgacttcttgacttttttttgataaggtaaatgtaaacattgagtgtatcccgcttactccgatggactttgacataaggtgtgaaagggatacactcaatgtttacatttgtttataggaccttatcaaaaaaaagtcaagacttGTAATCAAACTATTCGAAATATTAAAGcaataaagaattaaaaaatttctctGATTGGGGTtgtgaaagaaagaaaaatcaaTCCATTTAAAATCCATGAACAACAATTATGATAAAAATGGTAATAATAAAGGACTGGTGTGCGATTTCTTGAGATCAGAAAAAAACAGGGCTGCTAACTCGGGCAGCattattgttttcaatttatgGCCGACAAATTTTAAgttggaaaaatatgttttcatttaaattctattaaatttcaagtttttcaagttgttGATAGCTTGTCCACGTGAACAATAGATTTGAATCTAGATATgaatcgaaaaaataaaaatcgaaactGTATAACGTTAAAtctaaatctgcaaattttttcaaaaataaaaaagaaacaattttaCGATGCTAAGAATAGTTCTGTAATGCTCAAATTTCTTTTTAACATCCAAAATTGGACGAATCGTTTTTGTAatctatacagtccagactcgattatccgaaggaacaaaaaacatttacgtattttttatattctaaCTTTAAACATCCacttcgagttctgcgacctcattttagtctTATTaagttttaccttttttattataaaatttttgagaTTTGTATTTTCCTCtatcttgtttattttatgtttgcttctgatagtatttggcttactctTCTACTTCATATCATAAACTTTTGCTTTTTGTGGTGTTTTcatacttttaatttttaacttttttaaaatttgttttatataatgtttctatatcaattaaatttaaagtctgggacataataaaaaaaatccattctaactttaacttgaatttaaaacaaatagtaAAAACAGCCAAACCCCtgaaaatatgtcaattttgatacattggcaaagtcacataaaacaacatCAAACcttaaaatattctaaatgtTTCTtcaaagagttcttctttccaatgctttttgaaaatctaaaatttgttgaaaaatagatttgtttttacattttttttttagatcgaatTCCGCCTAGAGGCGGGATTGCGTTGTAAACGACTAAGCTATTCAATgcttaattttagttaaaaagcTATTCAATACTTAATTTTAGTaaaacgtcaaagtgctgatgagTCAATATTAGGAGctcgatttaaaaatttgctcTTCCCAtagttttaaacaaaatgaaaatgttggaaaatgttaaataaaacttatttatGAAGGGTAATGACttccaaataataaaaataaattaaatatgaaTGACctgtcaaaatttcataatgttTGCAGATAAGGGGGGAAagtgatttttccaaaaacaccACACCACATTAAATTTATTGTAGCTATAATTATTAAGGTAACGAATACATAAATGTTAAATCATAAAGcttaataattataaaatgaacagtgtttaaaacacacaaaaaaataaactaatctCAAACAAATGTAATTGTAAAACAAGTTTGAATAGAACATATATAATTGGAAACAATtgtataagcttaattatttttttttgactttgtaTGGACCTCAAAAAAGGTTTTCTAACAAAAGAtctgcatttaaatgaaaacaattacaaaaaataaaacgtcttaaaattatttgaacGTTTTACAATTATTTAGTACTATACATAATCATAATTTGAAATCAGCGATgatgaatattcgaaaaaaaaaagtttcaacagaTCCTATTGATTGTTCAGTATCCATATTCCAGTCCAGtcaaattttgattgattttggttaattaggccgttaaaaaaatattctgaagttccaaaaagataattgatttttcgttggaaattTGTAATTCCCTGCAGGAagctgtacagtccagactcaattatccgaagtttcgattatccaaagttcgattatccgaaggtttgtatgggacttcggataatcgaatcacgaacaaatttttgttttgtatttttttattttcttgttttaaacatcaaattcgagttctgcaaccccattttagtcagatttgaaaagttgattgcttattaaataattgaatgcattttttcaatatttcaacaaccgccatattggccgccatcttggatttaaaagttttaagagcgagtccacgaacagggcatacccctttgtatgggacgtcgtttggacctcaccaatctgcctgatattttcaggggttgtttgtacacataaaactagcatctggctaaaatatgagcacttaggtcaacgggaagtggggcaaatcgggacacaaagtttgaaggttcaaaaacgtcaaaaatcttaaaatggctataacttaggcaaaattcaatttaattttaaaatttaaaatgcatctgaaagggcttaaaaaatgcaacaaaatacaggatagagcatcccaattggttcaatcttaagggagttattggcattttagtgaaaaaatagcataattttcaaactcaaataaaaaagtgttccatccagatatcaactcggttcgacctgcagcttgtaggggacatctgggactaccatttgagactgagaacgctttgggtaaggcagtttaacatattaaatagacacttttacttttagtgaattttttggctttaaatttttgcttgggtgaccccttagatcccattttctggtgataattttatcatattcgtgttcctgagacaatttcacaatagaaacatgcataaaaatgtttattttcatccattttgatgctttaaaaaatgaaagtttaaaaaaaataagaagctgatttttttttctggtgtcatctaatATCCTTAGAAACgttcttgattttcaataaatgtgaattgacgatttttttaactttcatttttttagggttaaaatggatgaaaataaacattttatgcatgtttctattgtgaaattgtctcaggaacacgaatatgataaaattatcaccagaaaatgggatctaaggggtcccccgagcaaaaatttacagccagaaattcactaaaagtaaaagtgtctatttaatatgttaaactgccttacccaaagcgttctcagtctcagatggtagtcccagatgtcccctacaagctgcaggtcgaaccgagttgatatctggatagaacacttttttatttgagtttgaaaattatgctattttttcactaaaatgccaataactccctttagattcgaccaattgggatgcttctccctgcattttgttgcattttttaaagccCTTTAGATGcattctgaattttaaaatcaaattgaattttgcctaagccattttaagatttttgacgtttttgaaccttcaaactttgtgtcccgatttgccccacttcccgttgacctagagtgctcatattttggccagatgctagttttatgtGTACAAACatcccctgaaaatttcaggcagattggttaggtcgatgcgagatgggtatgctttgctcgtggactcgctcttaaatcacGTGTAATCACAGAGTAACCCAGACACTACTGCCATTCGATTTTTAGTTCCACTTCGCGGTACATCGCgggtacatcgcacgcctgctaccagcaaacattaaaattacaaCGCTGGACGGTTTGCTTTGGGTTACTCTACTACTGGGTGGTGTAATGGTCTTACATACTGAAATGTGATACATTTTTGGAGATCTGTAACAtgaaaaaaccctaaaaattaaacacatGTTAAGATATCCGAACTAACAATTTCGAGTGTCCCTACACAGTCCCCCCTAAAGTCTCTTCACTGCCTGATTCCCGTAATAAATCTAATAAACCGGAGCAAATTACCAATCAGCCCAACTTTCAAAGGCATTCATTTGTTCGGTCATCCCCAGCCACCACCCACTTCCTTTCGTCCTGGTTCTAATTTTGCTCGTTTCTAATGCCGCCCTGCTGGGTAGAATTCcatgaatgaaaataaataaacatgccGATTTTATGCGGGTTCGGGCTTGGGAGGTGCTGAGTTCCACCAGACGTTAGCAACGGTTACCAACACGGCGGGCTAAGCCTACTGTTAATATTATTTGGCGAAAAGACACGATGATTGTTGACTGTGAACCGCCGAGCCTTCCGGACGCGAACTGAAAAAGAggaaaattgtttaaacttGGACTTCTTTCAAGGATTTGTTTTTTGGTTGAAGTCGTGAACCTTTGAACTCAGCCATGAAGCATAAGAAATTGACGAAAAAGGCTTCCAGCAATCTGACGCACATTTACCTGAACGATAAGAACATTACCCAAATCGTGAGTACCCACAACCAAGGTGCAATCTGCAACCATGCATTGCAATGTAGGTTGCACCAAAAGCCGGCAGGTCACGCAAAACGGTTTGCCCTTCACAGCTCAATCGAGGCAATGCCGATGATGTTACTTTACTCTGAAATATCTAGCACGAGGTCGCACACGAATCAGTCACGGATTGTAACTTTGTTTAACTTCATCGTAATTTCCAGCATTTATTGATTGCTTACGTCACCCCTTATTAAAATTCGAAACCCGATTCTCCCCGTGACATATTTATTAACCCCCCGCCACCCAATTCCAGACCAGTATCTATCCGACGAAGCGAATCCTGGTGCTGTACCTGCACAACAACCAAATTTCGCGAATCGAAAAGTTGAACGCGTTCACGCACCTCACCCATCTGTACCTGCAGTGGAACAACATCAGGAAGGTGGAGAATTTGGACTCGCTGAAGAACTTGAAGCAGCTTTATTTGGGGTATAACAAGATTACCAAGTTGGAGAATTTGGGCAACTTGAAGAAGCTGGAGCAGATTCACATCGAGCGCCAGCTGCTGGATGGGGCGCAGAGGTTCGAGTTTGACGAGGAGTGCATGAAGTCGTTGGCGGTGAgtgattcaaatttgaaaatcctttttATCGTTTATGAAAAGCGGTTCCATTTggattacatatatttttttttcatcgttgtaaaaaaaaatcaatacttttacaAATTTCATGAATACAACCAGGGATTtgttaacaatttatttttcgattaaATATTTATCATATTCATAACAATTATTCGAATACAGCCcagactagattatccgaagcctcgatcatccgaagttcgattatccgaaggtttttatgggactcttactttcaacatcaaattcgagttcggCAACCCCAtgttagtcaaattttaatggttggttggttggttggtaaATTCTAAAGAATCTTAGAGTAGTTTAgaggtcatactaaagctcaacaaacaaaaataagacagcgaaaaaaaaatattttcgtgattcgattatcctaagtgaaatttttccaagaccttcggataatcgaatataTAATCAGCTGTGTGTTTTTTAAACGAtggttcaagtttttcaagaaactCTGATTTCCAGTATCTTTCTAGAATGTTTTCTGTATTGATTCTAGTATTTATACAGGAAAAACATAACTATTTAACgtccggagtaccaaaccttcttagcatccCAGTCACGACATTCTAGaggattctagcagaattcttagagagctggatattcttagagcattctagcagaaatgttccaccgttctagcaggattctgatagAACCatctctgctagaatatttcgtgactgggatggtgctcccaacgaatacaaccaaatctcggagcgtatggtggtgtgtccccacgcttcttcctcctctgtcgattcagaattgtgttgttgttcgaacactcagtgctcaaactcaactcaattacgagtcatctctgcgatatggctttacgcagtaggcctggccggtttaacgcttgtgatgtttcaatgcattctaatgcaatggtgcactacaaatgttaataaatgacaagaagagtgctaggcgtcatctaacctaaggcactctccaagatcccttcgaaagattggctgcgctagggtctgattagattagattagattagattagaaaaaacataactatttaaagtatttttttcacgtTAGAAATAAGCAATCTACAATagtaaaacaaaatacaaacttCACGGATCCCGAAAAAAGCTCACATCTCAAtccaatatgatttttttggggattcactttttgttttaaagaaaaaaaatatactaggATTGATTTAGCACATACATCAATTTACTTACAAATTTTGAACTCTTTTCGaatttattttccaatttttcaaatcaaatcaaaatcaaattattcgctctacagcattgccttggcgttctcgattacgagattcctactcgaaactatgtgtccgaaggcttgattgttgaggcaattgcaaacctctttttacaccttagcttccatccaccccgggattcgaactgacgacctttggattgtgagtccaactgcctaccagcgactccaccgaggcaggacccagggagacgactcctacacctggattgagctaacgacctaacctctaggttagaccggggccaacatttacttccccgtccgacggaaggcgtgatcagacaaatctcgtctcaaaatttgccaccgggaccttctgggatcaaacccaggccgactgggtgagaggcaaccacgcttacccctacaccacggtcccggcattTTTAATCATAAGAAAACAATTGTTATAAATTTATCAATGTttgtacagtacttgttcggttactgggcgttgtttaactgggcgctcgataactgggctgtagcccacttaacaaacgtcaaaaacaaaaacaaaccaaaatgaccgggAGGTCAATcgatgcaaaatttaattgtaataagtaaaactttttttaatttgtgaaatttcaagtcacaattaaaggaaacttgaaaaatttgCTCTGAACACAAATTTaagaaacttttattttttttagtgcttTTAATTGCTACATAACCTTAATTATATCTTGGGCGTTtcgttaagtttaaaaaaataagtaaaatatttaataaaaaatcttgagttaaaatatatttgtgGCAAATTCAGTcataagttttgttttgaatttcatatttgtgcaataaaatgattatgtgctttttttgttagtttcgcCATTATAGTGATTCGTGATTAAAGTGGTTCGTGATTATAGTAATTATATTACTAATCATCGTACAGTTAATACAGTTTATTTTGACTAACTATAATATTAACTATGAATACTTATTGTCTTGGGACAATTTTTCACTAAGAACAGATAGAATTAGTTTCAAATAATTAACATGTTTTCAGtaatttttaaggcaaattgTGTGGATTACTCAGTTACAGCTCTAAACTGGATTGAAACTGTGAAAAATGAGTTTCAAAGATTATTATACTTCATTTTCAATTTACAACTGACGATACTTTCAAactaatggttttattttgaatgataaaaaataaactttggtGTGGTTTTCGGAATGTGTTTTGTGGGATTTCACAGAATCTTAACAGATAGGAAGTTCACCTCTTTGTTGTACTTTTAATATCTCGATAATTTTGCCTTTGAGAcctttttaaaagcatttttcattGCTGTAATTTGAAATCCCAACAATTTCCACCAATTTGTgaattcatttcaatttatttggtTTTGAGTAAAGAAAAatctccaaaacaaaaaaaaagctgtttAATCTGGAGttcttggatttttttaccATATAAATATAAGCACAAAaatgaattcaatttttttttcaagaattgaaTCAATCGTTTGGaattaatgcattttttatgaaattggttgacataaaaaatcaaagatatattggtttaagaaaaaataaatatgaatgtTTGAATAAACTTTTACTGTccgaataataaaaatatttgatgatgaaattatattttatttctatttaatTGTTGTTCCTGTTTTCCAAtccttgaataaaaataatgaaatgtaaataaaatgttttaaaatatcaaaatttttattctaattgATTTAGttgtatttacattttttaatcctGTAAGACCgccgtaaatatttttttaagtttatgtcaccccgtattttttttttcgaaaaactacacccaaaggaaaaatatatctcaaaatctgcaacattggatttgcggcagaaaatgtcacattttataacattttttgcagcaagcccgtagatcatttttgcccgcgtgtaaaaatttcagctatCTGatgttctcaccaacacatacaatgctggcccgtccccgagcaacactccaaagagaagcatatgttggttcTCTTTCACTCCATTTTcgtcaagcgtccatggcgcggtggtagcgtgtcggatcaataatcaagaagttggtggttcaatcctcgttctgcgcagtgttttttttttaaatacaaccaaaaagccgtcggtaatgtcgataattgtcggtaacgggcaaaaatgtcatactcctatatcgcaaaaaatgcatgtggacagttttcatgcagattctgatatactttcatgccgccatgcatcacaatcatgcgactgccagttgggtgtagaaAAGTTCAATGGAAAAGAAGtctaataaactgaaaataatttgaaactcattttcctgcgtttatagtCATATTAAGGATATTTGAGAtcgatcaacaatattttattttgttgtaaAATTACGTTGTACAGTACATACTGCAACATGTTTttgttaccaaaaaaaaaattcgccaatactttgatattttgaaaattaaagattGCATAACACCTGGTCAggtgtttaaatttaaaacacttttttcatttaaatgttaaaaccatggcttgtaatttcaatttttatattttttttatttgttcgaaGTCGAAGgacattgtttgaaaattatcacAGAGTTCCGAAGTGATCCACATCATTAACCTGATGTTTAGAGCTGTTGGACATTTTTTCTCATATTTACGGCATTTTAAAGCATCGTGGTGGGCGAATAGAATAAAGTTAAATATTGTAAGAATCTATGTTTTAACAaaggaaatatgaatttttcattcatttgacTTTTTATAATTATAACGTTTTATAAATCCTGTCTTAAAGTGAGACAACCCATATTATATGCTTTCAAAATCCTTATAAACATTGTAGGAATTTTAAATTGTGGCTTTCATTTAGTTATAatatattttcatcatttttcttTATAAAAGAAAACTTGTTTGAATtagtaacaaaaaatatatattcactCAAAATAGTCAGCCAACTGCTTGAACATTCTATaacaatgaaagaaaaaaacattaaattagtaaaacaaagttttgtaatttttcatcaataaCGACTACGGTTACGAATCTTTTATCAGCAgatcaaacataattttcaaggaaattttttgttatttttcaattttaagttcCAGTTTTTATAGATgttataaatttaaacaaaaataaggaaagggttaaaaaaatcttcggataatAATTTTCATGGCATCGaacagtttttttctgctttttaaaaacaacgatgcattttttcaatgacaaaataattaatgtttatttacatttttttaaatattaagtaCTTAGTATCTGACTCAATAATTTGAACGTTTTCAGAATCATCTCAAAGTGCTCAACATCAAGAAGCTCAAGCTGACTCACATGACCCCTCTGGAACCACTGTGGAAACTGGAAGTTTTGTTAGCCAcagaaaataacttcaaatcaaCCGAAGACATCGCTCCGGTTATAAGTGCCCTGTACTCACTACGCGTCCTCGACCTTCAGGGATGTTTGGCTCAGAAAGATGTCCACTACCGTGAGAAGGTGACCGCCGCTGCTGGTTACAAATTGTGTAATGATTTTGAAACTTAATAATCTTAAATTTCCGTtgatattcaacatttttgttacAGTGCTGCTGGACGGCAAGATGATCTCCCAATCGACGCGTAACTTCATCAAAAACTTCCAAACAATCAAGCAGGAAAAGAAGCGACGAACCTTGGCCGCCAACGGCGAGGAAAAGGCCAAAACCGCGGACAACTCCAAAGCCTCGCTCGAGAGCAGCTTCAGCGAGTCCATGTCGATCGGCGGCAGTCACTTCCCGGTGGCCAGTTCGCTGTTCCAGGTGAGCCAACGACGGGCGGCTGCGGCGGCGGCTTGTCCGAGGATTCCCCGCAAGCCCGTTATCCGGTCGCCGGTACTGCTCAAGACCATGTCGGCCCACTTTGGCGACGAACATCAGCTGCGCGGGGCCGAACTGAAAGAGCTGAGTGAAAACACCAACGGGGTGATGCTGCAGGGGAAGGTCATGAAGGCGGAAGTTCCGGTGTTTAAGGAGAAGATTCGGGTCCAGCGGAAGGTGCAGTCGTTGCCGTCGATCGATTAGTTGTGGGGTGGTGGTGGGGGAGGTTTTGGTTTTGGCTGGGCCACCTCTTGAATTGAAGCTTGTGTGATTTTTGCTGTGAGTAGTTGAGCTTGGAATGgttgaataaatttgaagacttgGTTGTGAAATGATCCAGTTTTGGTttctttttcttgattttcaccACCTTTTTCACatgatgttaaaaaatttatcaTGGGTTCGGGAGAGAGAATCTACGACtcacacgggtcccccacagaccgttattataaataaaaaatttccacccaaaccaatgattggacatggttcctgggaccattctgcacctctgggccgagtttcaaaatatttgccggcagaaatttcgaatacggtcagttttagtgttttgagtagaaattaaggggaaatcacatgtaaaatgcgtaggaaaagatcaaagtttcaatgttttaactccaaaacattactggtcatggttttaaattgtattaacatgtagcaaaatgatataaaaacgatttacagcactgacttagccggattaagccgaagttaagtgacttaagtatattatttacaagtttataccttaatatttaaaaaaactcctacaATTTAAAGTTAAGGAAAACTAGATAgcacaaaaataactcaaaatggggtgactttgagccaaggggtgacattgtaccaaattttacgattttataatagccagatagcttaacaccaagctcgataagcttgaattgcaaagtataatcgttgcaaatattgttcttatgttgtcctctgccataaaaagttcaataagtacGCAACACTAAaaaatacacccaaagttaaagaacgagaggataatcctcacgaaaagaaacgtgaggaaagtgctattttgcgagagtatagccgtctcgcgtgttcattcgttcattggaacagttcatcctattgagtggcttatatggacaaatgaccgccacttagttaccgaaccatggtggcccatacggcaaaggcacggttcaatatgccaaaggtcttgggttcgagtctcggtaccggtacttttttttaaatagatgaacttttttgaagatgaacccatgagtaaagtactctcggtaatttcgggatttatcctctccgtccgcacacagtaccattttactaccgaatcgtgctctctatcctctcgtatgcggatgcccagttctgggtgtagataAAGCTTTAGTTTCATAAGCCTTACTGTTTGACCCCGACAAGAGTTTTAGGACACAAGTCACATTGAAATCCTACATCGCCTTACATACTAGACTATACCGGGTTCGGTGGTAGAGTGTTAAACGTGGTTGCCAATCACCCCAGTTAGGCTGGTAatgttgtagagcgaacaatttgatttgatttgatatttaactgtactattttcatgttttcataagatatgccaagcttgttaaaagattgattgtgttttcacattgggcagaagtaggatttgttttgttgaataCATTATTAGTGAACGTTCTTGATGATCAACAATATGTTCGATTGAATTCTAACTATGAGTGTTTCGACAttaatttaatcaattataaaatgttattttatttt harbors:
- the LOC120425295 gene encoding protein phosphatase 1 regulatory subunit 42-like, whose amino-acid sequence is MKHKKLTKKASSNLTHIYLNDKNITQITSIYPTKRILVLYLHNNQISRIEKLNAFTHLTHLYLQWNNIRKVENLDSLKNLKQLYLGYNKITKLENLGNLKKLEQIHIERQLLDGAQRFEFDEECMKSLANHLKVLNIKKLKLTHMTPLEPLWKLEVLLATENNFKSTEDIAPVISALYSLRVLDLQGCLAQKDVHYREKVTAAAGYKLLLLDGKMISQSTRNFIKNFQTIKQEKKRRTLAANGEEKAKTADNSKASLESSFSESMSIGGSHFPVASSLFQVSQRRAAAAAACPRIPRKPVIRSPVLLKTMSAHFGDEHQLRGAELKELSENTNGVMLQGKVMKAEVPVFKEKIRVQRKVQSLPSID